In Myxococcales bacterium, the following proteins share a genomic window:
- a CDS encoding serine/threonine protein kinase, with product MQPTRLGRYLVFEAFARGGMANVHYGRATGPVGFSRIVAIKRHHSHLAKESGFVSMLIDEARIAGRIRHPNVVPVLDVVQLPGELLLVMDYVSGLSLAQALKLSLERGELPPLRISAALVAGALEGLNAAHETRDDSGAPAGIVHRDVSPQNVLLGADGVVRVTDFGIAHARERLQFTRTEEIKGKLEYMAKEQLRRERVDGRTDVYAASVVLWELLTGARMFANDTEQTLVRRVASGDFPAPSSLVADVPPELDQLVLRGLEPEPSARFASALEMATALDHAVGLASQREVAEWFAGIAADAIEKRARRVREIEAWTEPVQRNPSEDTIVDEVHDEAPPVEARASEPVVVPTRPMGEATAVETRFGDTAPRTLTSAVAVEAPESITLTLTDDVPTEPLEIARQTSPPTERLTRPTRVAAAVPWIWLLPAAAAALGALLIVWVLVRRTPASIEGAAAPRAVGPRGMQPAPSLLPPAVLPAAPASANGVVVPPPERPTASASEPPAPSTRPPAPGPGPRAPWVPKAAPPSCNPPYRIDAQGVRVPKPECFK from the coding sequence ATGCAGCCCACCCGCCTCGGTCGTTACCTCGTGTTCGAGGCGTTTGCGCGCGGTGGCATGGCCAACGTGCACTACGGGCGTGCGACGGGCCCGGTGGGTTTCTCGCGCATCGTGGCCATCAAGCGCCATCACTCCCACCTCGCCAAGGAGTCCGGCTTCGTGTCGATGCTGATCGACGAGGCTCGCATCGCGGGGCGCATCCGTCACCCGAACGTGGTGCCCGTGCTCGACGTCGTGCAGTTGCCCGGCGAGCTGCTGTTGGTCATGGACTACGTGTCCGGGCTGTCCCTCGCACAGGCGTTGAAGTTGTCGCTCGAGCGCGGCGAGCTCCCACCCCTGCGCATCAGCGCCGCATTGGTCGCGGGCGCCCTCGAGGGTCTGAACGCCGCGCACGAGACCCGCGATGACTCCGGCGCGCCGGCGGGCATCGTGCATCGCGACGTCTCACCGCAGAACGTCTTGTTGGGGGCGGACGGTGTGGTGAGGGTCACGGATTTTGGCATCGCCCATGCTCGCGAGCGACTGCAGTTCACTCGCACCGAGGAGATCAAGGGCAAGCTCGAGTACATGGCCAAAGAGCAGCTCCGGCGTGAGCGGGTGGACGGGCGCACGGACGTGTACGCCGCCAGCGTGGTGCTGTGGGAGCTCTTGACCGGGGCGCGCATGTTTGCCAACGACACCGAGCAGACGCTGGTGCGGCGCGTCGCTTCGGGGGACTTTCCGGCGCCGAGCAGCCTCGTTGCCGACGTGCCGCCGGAGCTCGACCAGCTGGTGCTCCGGGGACTCGAGCCGGAGCCGAGCGCGCGCTTCGCCAGCGCGCTGGAAATGGCTACGGCGCTCGACCACGCCGTCGGCTTGGCCAGTCAACGGGAGGTCGCCGAGTGGTTCGCGGGCATCGCGGCCGACGCGATCGAAAAACGTGCAAGGCGAGTCAGAGAGATCGAAGCGTGGACCGAGCCGGTGCAGCGCAACCCCAGCGAAGACACCATCGTCGACGAGGTTCACGACGAGGCCCCGCCCGTCGAGGCCCGCGCGTCGGAACCCGTGGTCGTACCCACCCGCCCGATGGGTGAGGCAACCGCCGTCGAGACGCGCTTTGGTGATACGGCGCCGCGCACCCTGACGAGCGCGGTTGCGGTCGAGGCACCGGAGTCGATCACACTCACGCTCACGGATGACGTTCCGACCGAGCCGCTGGAGATCGCGCGCCAGACGAGCCCACCAACCGAACGCCTCACTCGACCGACCCGAGTGGCCGCGGCTGTCCCGTGGATCTGGCTCCTGCCCGCCGCCGCCGCCGCGCTCGGTGCACTTCTGATCGTATGGGTCCTGGTGCGGCGCACGCCTGCCAGCATCGAGGGCGCCGCTGCGCCGCGGGCCGTCGGCCCGCGCGGCATGCAACCTGCGCCGTCCTTGTTGCCACCAGCGGTTCTGCCCGCTGCTCCCGCGAGTGCGAACGGGGTCGTCGTCCCGCCACCCGAGCGCCCAACAGCGAGCGCGTCCGAGCCGCCCGCTCCGTCCACGCGGCCGCCGGCCCCTGGGCCCGGTCCGCGAGCCCCCTGGGTGCCGAAGGCGGCTCCCCCGAGCTGTAACCCGCCGTATCGGATCGACGCCCAAGGGGTCCGGGTCCCGAAACCCGAGTGCTTCAAATAG
- a CDS encoding D-alanyl-D-alanine carboxypeptidase family protein, which translates to MNRLLCLVLAWLGLALFGCSAAQPTDEPEDDACKEPAVALVSEELSSISCAEHGDTGYSSGNAFPITVVTVDGKPVERSTANAYYVMAQAAAAAGVNIQIVSGFRTMAQQQYLYGCYVNCSCNSCNLAAKPGYSNHQSGHALDLNTSSSGVLNWLNAHGAAYGFKRTVPSEAWHWEWWGGGPGGGPCGTCKPHCEGSLIVSTDCGEGDCGAYGATCVDDSKGVRCASVFCPAVGQKKVCVNDKLIGDCNDGAISTGDCSFYGAACVDDAKGARCVAGFCADKPATAHDLCLPNGQLAHCTNVGGISVEDCPAGKPCTPTAGGAQCGAPPPPPPPSGTGGSAAGGTSAGGAGGAGAGGTGSGLATSGGAPSVGTPASVGGAAAKPAQPHVTNEPVEAGCGCRATGEDRVRGPAWLALFSLIGVVGLRRRGAAGRRSPLERVR; encoded by the coding sequence ATGAACCGCCTGTTGTGTCTGGTCCTGGCATGGCTCGGCTTGGCGCTCTTCGGCTGCTCCGCGGCCCAGCCGACCGACGAGCCCGAAGACGATGCCTGTAAAGAACCGGCGGTGGCCCTAGTCTCCGAAGAGCTGTCGAGCATCAGCTGCGCGGAGCACGGCGACACCGGCTACTCATCAGGCAATGCGTTTCCCATCACCGTCGTCACGGTGGACGGAAAACCCGTGGAGCGGAGCACCGCGAATGCCTACTACGTGATGGCTCAGGCGGCGGCAGCGGCGGGCGTGAACATCCAGATCGTCAGCGGCTTTCGCACCATGGCACAGCAACAGTACCTTTACGGCTGTTACGTCAATTGCAGCTGCAATAGCTGCAATCTTGCGGCGAAACCCGGCTACAGCAACCATCAGAGCGGGCACGCACTGGATCTGAACACGTCGTCATCCGGAGTGCTCAACTGGCTCAACGCGCACGGCGCGGCGTACGGCTTCAAGCGCACCGTTCCGAGCGAGGCCTGGCACTGGGAGTGGTGGGGTGGAGGGCCCGGTGGCGGTCCGTGTGGCACATGCAAACCCCACTGCGAGGGCAGCCTCATCGTCAGCACGGACTGCGGCGAGGGGGACTGTGGTGCGTACGGCGCGACCTGTGTCGACGACTCGAAGGGTGTGCGCTGCGCGAGTGTGTTCTGCCCAGCGGTCGGACAGAAGAAGGTGTGCGTCAACGACAAGCTGATCGGTGACTGCAACGATGGCGCGATCTCGACCGGCGACTGTTCCTTTTACGGTGCTGCGTGTGTGGACGACGCAAAAGGGGCTCGCTGCGTGGCCGGATTCTGCGCGGACAAGCCGGCCACGGCGCACGATCTGTGTCTGCCCAACGGCCAGCTCGCGCATTGCACCAACGTCGGAGGCATTTCGGTGGAAGACTGTCCGGCGGGCAAACCCTGCACACCCACCGCGGGCGGCGCCCAGTGCGGCGCGCCGCCGCCGCCTCCTCCACCCTCTGGCACCGGCGGTAGCGCTGCAGGTGGCACGAGTGCCGGTGGCGCTGGCGGCGCAGGCGCGGGCGGAACCGGTTCGGGTCTTGCGACCAGCGGCGGTGCACCCTCCGTCGGAACACCGGCGTCCGTGGGAGGAGCGGCAGCCAAGCCTGCTCAGCCGCACGTGACGAACGAGCCGGTCGAAGCGGGCTGTGGCTGTCGCGCCACAGGGGAAGACCGCGTGAGGGGCCCCGCCTGGTTGGCGCTCTTCAGTCTGATCGGTGTCGTGGGACTGCGCCGGCGTGGCGCCGCGGGGAGACGCTCGCCGCTCGAGCGCGTGCGCTGA
- a CDS encoding DUF11 domain-containing protein — MVAPAIRLRTALPCLFALGFISSAAAAAPPKLRHQADSQGDVVVFGSTLAVDCSTSVPAPPTGSTVTCAGQLEVDDTAPDLYWRDNAANATITAEQARTSATLVMPAGAKVTYARVYWSALKVGEPADKNVVIDFKSGPTQTVNADASWTISYGFPSHPDWYYYQSSADVTDYVAKWGAGDFRITGVESLPLVGMKVDRAFSAWTMVVFYEKAGDELRNLALFDGFTSIDPGIAGQEKAEVTLSGFLVPPGFSAKMSAFTYEGDTVYTGDSFTFNGQKLSDAENPIDNFFNSSRSYLGVAQSGASDVPKLSGKPGTMAGFDLDTANVTSWVKAGDTSAKVGASSDLDIFLLGGFVTSLTNKAPDFLEFTKVAKDVNGGALLTGDVVEFVLTAKNSGNDAAANSVLTDVLDPGFDYVPGSLEIVSGPNAGVKTDTKDTDQGDFDPTSKTLTVRLGTGANGSVGGTVDVGTTISIKFKVKVNASTGTLANQGKIDASGKAGGPPKSWLSDGDPATPGQQATTVTIQECNSDKDCPANKPFCDPTTKTCKPCASDSECTDPTMPACQDDGTCGECSKTNSTLCPSGKPVCNPYTGKCAVCSPDDDSQCKGVPAGPICRVGQSNETHCGCEKDSDCGGPTSGKVCDTLATQTCVDGCRGLDGNGCPTTLECTSKDASIGNCVPPTNNTGGAGGMGGAGGVGATGGGKAADSGDDGGCGCRVPSGDSGSRGALLGVLLGLSLLSRRRRARAQRTSS; from the coding sequence ATGGTCGCACCCGCCATTCGCCTCCGTACTGCACTTCCTTGTCTGTTTGCTCTGGGCTTCATCAGCTCCGCTGCCGCGGCCGCGCCGCCGAAGCTCCGCCACCAGGCCGACTCCCAAGGTGACGTCGTCGTCTTCGGCTCGACGCTCGCCGTGGATTGTTCGACCTCGGTGCCGGCACCGCCGACCGGCAGCACGGTGACATGCGCAGGCCAGCTCGAGGTGGATGACACCGCGCCGGATCTCTACTGGCGCGACAACGCGGCCAACGCGACCATCACGGCGGAACAGGCGCGCACCAGTGCGACGCTCGTGATGCCGGCTGGAGCCAAGGTCACCTACGCGCGCGTGTACTGGTCAGCGCTCAAGGTGGGTGAGCCCGCCGACAAGAATGTGGTCATCGACTTCAAGAGCGGTCCGACCCAGACCGTCAACGCCGACGCGAGCTGGACCATCTCGTACGGTTTTCCGAGCCACCCCGACTGGTATTACTACCAGTCCAGCGCCGACGTGACCGACTACGTCGCCAAGTGGGGCGCCGGAGATTTTCGAATCACGGGTGTCGAGTCCTTGCCGCTCGTGGGCATGAAGGTGGACCGCGCGTTCTCCGCCTGGACCATGGTGGTCTTCTACGAGAAGGCGGGCGACGAGCTCCGGAACCTCGCGCTCTTCGATGGTTTCACCTCCATCGATCCGGGGATCGCCGGCCAAGAGAAGGCCGAGGTCACCCTGTCGGGTTTCCTCGTTCCGCCGGGTTTTTCGGCTAAAATGTCCGCGTTTACCTACGAAGGAGACACCGTCTACACGGGCGACTCGTTCACCTTCAACGGCCAGAAGCTGTCGGACGCCGAGAACCCCATCGACAACTTCTTCAACTCCTCGCGCAGTTATCTCGGTGTCGCGCAGAGCGGCGCATCCGACGTTCCGAAGCTGTCCGGCAAACCGGGAACCATGGCGGGCTTCGATCTGGACACGGCCAACGTCACCAGTTGGGTCAAGGCCGGCGACACGTCGGCAAAGGTCGGCGCCTCGTCGGATCTCGATATCTTCCTGCTCGGCGGCTTCGTGACCTCGCTCACGAACAAGGCCCCGGACTTCCTCGAGTTCACCAAGGTGGCAAAGGACGTCAACGGCGGCGCGCTGCTCACCGGTGACGTCGTCGAGTTCGTGCTGACCGCCAAGAACAGCGGCAACGACGCAGCGGCGAACAGCGTGCTAACCGACGTGCTCGACCCCGGGTTCGACTACGTGCCAGGCAGCCTCGAGATCGTCAGCGGTCCCAACGCCGGCGTGAAGACGGATACCAAGGACACCGATCAGGGGGACTTCGACCCGACCAGCAAGACGCTCACGGTGCGCCTCGGCACCGGCGCCAACGGCAGCGTGGGTGGCACGGTCGATGTCGGCACGACGATCAGCATCAAGTTCAAGGTGAAGGTGAACGCCAGCACCGGTACCCTGGCCAATCAGGGCAAGATCGACGCCTCCGGCAAGGCCGGCGGGCCTCCGAAGAGCTGGCTCTCGGACGGCGATCCGGCCACCCCCGGACAGCAGGCGACCACGGTCACGATCCAGGAGTGCAACTCCGACAAGGACTGCCCGGCGAACAAGCCGTTCTGCGATCCGACCACCAAGACCTGCAAACCCTGCGCTTCGGACTCCGAGTGCACGGATCCCACGATGCCAGCCTGTCAGGACGACGGCACGTGCGGCGAGTGCTCGAAGACGAACAGCACGCTGTGCCCGAGCGGCAAGCCGGTCTGTAATCCGTACACCGGCAAGTGCGCGGTGTGTTCGCCGGACGATGACTCCCAGTGCAAAGGTGTTCCCGCCGGCCCCATCTGTCGTGTGGGGCAGAGCAACGAGACCCACTGCGGTTGTGAGAAGGACAGCGACTGCGGCGGTCCGACCAGCGGCAAGGTGTGTGACACGTTGGCCACGCAGACCTGCGTCGACGGTTGCCGTGGCCTGGACGGCAACGGTTGTCCGACCACCCTCGAGTGCACCAGCAAAGACGCGAGCATCGGCAACTGCGTGCCGCCCACGAACAACACGGGCGGCGCCGGTGGCATGGGTGGAGCCGGTGGGGTTGGTGCAACCGGTGGCGGCAAGGCCGCCGACTCGGGTGACGACGGCGGCTGCGGTTGCCGCGTGCCAAGCGGCGACAGCGGTTCGCGCGGCGCCCTACTCGGAGTTTTGCTCGGCCTGAGCCTCTTGTCCCGACGCCGTCGGGCCAGGGCGCAACGGACGAGCTCCTGA
- a CDS encoding DUF4129 domain-containing protein, whose amino-acid sequence MSARLLATLPLLLATLLFATGGAPFFWPLGLAVVAVAAVVLPWRSSLTTFGALLWMIAGAAVPILWVRTTTTEPGLGLSAALLCASIAVVRLFFKDALFGRNFDRALVLVICIAEGIGVKSAAYPYLTVLVALSLLVDAAGGAAALRASARTPRAAASVVLLSVLFATFSLVLLPVLDRATNQQFQAFFARKMRRTGFTPHVRLDQSGFITTNEDIVLRLHGPGADYLRGAVFDSFDGAYWTASKRSPPASSGAAATGPRTDVEAAEPSRWLFSPRASRIVSDTAWEVDALGSFRPRDPRGVGQWTFEPVPEAPDPPTPADLSVPAGLVPKLEALALSWTSGAVGDRARANALIRHLQTDFVYSLARPAVPHGQLELLDFLFVHREGHCEFFASAFIVLARVLGIPARLVAGFRVVERNGFGGYAVVRAKHAHAWAEAYVTGDITRGGQFEVFDATPAGVESLTETRSRTASAFFDYVRTSAAGLYDRAVAAPERTIPVLGAIAVGAFIVRTLRSRRRKANGPAEVFDAPPPAFVKFEARLAELGFVRERAETLESLAERLSRAEREAHAQALRSYARARYGKGAVSERELAALLDVGGTGVGSGARESARRLGSRDV is encoded by the coding sequence GTGAGCGCACGTCTTCTGGCAACGCTACCGCTGCTCCTGGCGACGCTCCTCTTTGCGACCGGTGGCGCCCCGTTCTTTTGGCCGCTCGGTCTCGCGGTCGTCGCAGTCGCAGCGGTAGTGCTGCCCTGGCGGTCGTCTCTGACGACCTTCGGGGCGCTGCTCTGGATGATTGCCGGCGCAGCGGTTCCGATCCTCTGGGTCAGGACCACGACCACGGAGCCCGGGTTGGGACTCTCGGCGGCGCTCTTGTGCGCGAGCATCGCAGTCGTCCGGCTCTTCTTCAAAGACGCGCTCTTTGGACGCAACTTCGACCGCGCGCTCGTGCTCGTCATTTGCATCGCGGAAGGCATCGGCGTGAAGAGTGCGGCCTACCCGTACCTGACCGTGCTCGTGGCGCTGAGCTTGCTCGTGGATGCAGCCGGCGGAGCTGCCGCGCTCCGGGCTTCGGCACGTACGCCGCGCGCCGCCGCGAGCGTCGTTCTCCTGTCCGTCCTCTTCGCGACGTTCTCTCTCGTTCTGCTCCCGGTGCTCGACCGCGCCACGAACCAGCAGTTTCAGGCGTTTTTTGCCCGGAAGATGCGGCGCACGGGCTTCACACCCCACGTCCGGCTGGACCAGTCCGGGTTCATCACGACGAACGAGGACATCGTGCTCCGGTTGCACGGCCCGGGCGCAGACTACCTTCGGGGTGCCGTCTTCGATTCCTTCGATGGTGCCTACTGGACCGCGTCCAAGCGCAGCCCGCCAGCGTCGAGCGGCGCCGCAGCGACGGGCCCACGCACCGACGTCGAAGCGGCCGAACCGAGTCGCTGGCTCTTCTCTCCGCGAGCGTCACGGATCGTGAGCGACACGGCGTGGGAGGTGGATGCACTCGGTTCGTTTCGCCCGAGAGACCCACGGGGAGTGGGTCAGTGGACGTTCGAGCCCGTACCCGAAGCGCCAGACCCGCCTACGCCCGCTGATCTGAGTGTGCCCGCAGGCTTGGTGCCGAAGCTGGAGGCCCTCGCACTTTCGTGGACCTCCGGAGCCGTTGGCGATCGCGCGCGCGCGAACGCGCTCATCCGGCATCTGCAGACTGATTTCGTGTACAGCCTGGCTCGCCCGGCCGTTCCACATGGCCAGCTCGAGCTCCTCGATTTCCTGTTCGTGCATCGAGAGGGACACTGCGAGTTCTTCGCTTCCGCCTTCATCGTTCTGGCGCGGGTCTTGGGGATCCCGGCGCGTCTGGTGGCGGGGTTCCGGGTCGTCGAGCGCAACGGGTTCGGAGGTTATGCCGTCGTGCGTGCGAAACACGCTCATGCCTGGGCGGAGGCCTACGTGACGGGTGACATCACTCGCGGCGGCCAGTTCGAGGTCTTCGACGCGACGCCCGCTGGCGTGGAGAGTCTCACGGAGACGCGCAGCCGCACGGCGTCTGCCTTCTTCGACTACGTTCGGACCTCCGCCGCGGGCCTCTACGACCGAGCGGTCGCCGCGCCGGAGCGGACCATCCCCGTGCTCGGCGCCATCGCGGTCGGCGCCTTCATCGTGCGGACCCTGCGCAGTCGTCGTCGCAAGGCCAATGGCCCTGCAGAGGTGTTCGACGCGCCGCCCCCCGCATTCGTGAAGTTCGAGGCTCGCCTCGCCGAGCTCGGCTTCGTACGCGAGCGCGCCGAGACCCTGGAGTCCCTCGCCGAACGACTCTCGCGCGCGGAGCGCGAGGCACATGCCCAGGCGCTTCGCAGCTACGCGAGGGCGCGCTACGGCAAAGGAGCGGTTTCAGAGCGCGAGCTGGCCGCGCTTCTCGACGTGGGCGGCACTGGAGTCGGCTCGGGGGCCCGAGAGAGCGCACGACGTCTCGGTTCAAGAGATGTTTGA
- a CDS encoding sigma 54-interacting transcriptional regulator, whose protein sequence is MADVTETRHGPLPKNQAPGVLGLVVVFTEGVEPELRAEAVTGRMRIGRDTSAELCLEDGQASRLHAEVLPSRGGLLVTDLGSRNGTFVDGRRITAPEVPAAVGQSLRCGKTLLRVVADVTPFQALTANPGVSTLLGGPRIAAIRRSIERMGPLTEPVLIEGETGTGKEKIAEALHAASGRRGELIAVNCAAIPGELVESELFGHSRGAFSGSDRSRQGLFRAADGGTLLLDELGDLPLDIQAKLLRVLEGGEVRPVGEDRAQRVDVRVVAATNLSLDEMVAEGRFRADLLHRIAAWRIRVPALRERPEDVALLASHFLPNRLVRFTVEAMEALITGSWSGNVRELRNVVRTAAARAATDGGKITVEHLPPELGSRAEREPDASGPLSTELEDAVLRARIETALSLREGNVAQVARDLGFGRPWLYQTLKRFGIDPDSFRKR, encoded by the coding sequence GTGGCTGACGTCACGGAGACACGACACGGGCCGTTGCCCAAGAACCAGGCCCCGGGGGTGCTCGGGCTGGTCGTGGTGTTCACCGAGGGCGTAGAGCCGGAGCTGCGGGCGGAGGCGGTCACGGGGCGCATGCGCATCGGGCGCGACACGTCGGCGGAGCTCTGCCTCGAGGACGGCCAAGCCTCGCGTCTACACGCGGAGGTCCTACCGAGTCGCGGTGGGCTCCTGGTCACCGATCTGGGCAGCCGGAACGGTACCTTCGTCGACGGCCGCCGCATCACGGCGCCGGAGGTCCCGGCGGCGGTGGGGCAGAGTCTGCGCTGCGGCAAGACGCTGCTTCGCGTCGTGGCCGACGTGACACCGTTTCAGGCACTGACGGCGAACCCTGGCGTGAGCACCTTGCTGGGCGGCCCGCGGATCGCTGCAATTCGACGCTCCATCGAGCGCATGGGTCCGCTCACGGAGCCGGTGTTGATCGAAGGGGAGACCGGCACGGGGAAGGAGAAGATCGCAGAGGCACTCCACGCGGCGAGCGGGCGTCGCGGTGAGCTGATCGCGGTCAACTGCGCGGCCATCCCGGGCGAGCTGGTGGAGTCCGAGCTGTTTGGTCACTCGCGAGGGGCGTTCTCCGGCTCCGATCGCTCGCGCCAGGGACTGTTTCGCGCGGCCGACGGCGGCACGTTGTTGCTCGACGAGCTCGGTGATCTTCCCCTCGACATCCAGGCCAAGCTCTTGCGGGTGCTCGAGGGGGGCGAGGTCCGGCCCGTCGGCGAGGACCGCGCCCAGCGCGTGGACGTGAGGGTGGTCGCGGCGACCAACCTCAGCCTCGACGAGATGGTGGCCGAGGGACGCTTCCGCGCCGATCTGCTCCACCGCATCGCCGCGTGGCGCATTCGTGTGCCGGCGCTGCGTGAACGACCGGAAGACGTGGCGCTGCTCGCGAGCCACTTCTTGCCCAATCGCCTGGTCCGGTTCACCGTCGAAGCCATGGAGGCATTGATCACCGGGAGCTGGTCGGGCAACGTGCGCGAGCTCCGCAACGTCGTGCGCACGGCCGCCGCTCGCGCCGCCACCGACGGCGGCAAGATCACCGTCGAGCACCTGCCGCCGGAGCTCGGGAGCCGAGCCGAGCGCGAACCGGACGCCTCGGGCCCGCTGTCCACCGAGCTCGAAGACGCGGTGCTCCGGGCCCGTATCGAGACCGCGCTGTCGCTCCGAGAAGGCAACGTCGCGCAGGTCGCGCGCGACCTCGGCTTTGGGCGCCCGTGGCTGTATCAAACACTCAAGCGTTTCGGCATCGATCCGGACTCGTTCCGCAAACGCTGA
- a CDS encoding DUF58 domain-containing protein: MWRLYRAFTREGRWLFSATLVTGAFAVDVAHTQVYVLFSVLAAVMLASLVVSRSFRLPPLALRVHAPVRVFVGAEASFVVECTRTGPGPRTAPLRVDGPFLPYFGRWLERAEPISELGSDTPASTTLRARFLERGDLTLGRFRVSALVPLGLLSGPPLESSPLRLRVVPRPANVRGLDLPLATKHQPGGVALASRTGESMDLRGVRPYRKGDRIRDLSARTWARTGKPAVREYQEEYFTRVGVVLDCVGTEKRSASSDETFEAAVSLTAGVVAHLGRGDALVDLLVTGGEIHALTLGRSLGFLEQALDHLAVAEVDTRVDRTRLLQLLTPYLARLSAVVMIVDGWDEAREAFVRGIEKKGVRVHGVAVGAPAKTGGAGPMRTVSIESIRRGEGLML; encoded by the coding sequence GTGTGGCGGCTGTATCGCGCGTTCACGCGCGAAGGCCGCTGGCTCTTCTCGGCCACGCTCGTGACCGGCGCGTTCGCCGTCGACGTCGCGCACACCCAAGTCTACGTGTTGTTCTCGGTGCTCGCCGCGGTGATGCTCGCTTCGCTGGTCGTGAGCCGATCGTTCCGCTTACCGCCGCTGGCGCTGCGCGTGCATGCTCCGGTGCGTGTGTTCGTGGGCGCGGAGGCGTCGTTCGTCGTCGAGTGCACACGCACCGGCCCCGGCCCGCGCACCGCCCCGCTCCGGGTCGATGGCCCGTTCCTGCCGTATTTCGGCCGCTGGCTCGAGCGAGCGGAGCCGATCTCCGAGCTTGGCTCCGATACCCCCGCAAGCACGACGCTGAGGGCGCGTTTCCTCGAGCGTGGCGATCTGACGCTCGGCCGCTTTCGGGTCAGTGCACTCGTCCCATTGGGTCTTCTGTCGGGGCCACCGCTCGAGAGCTCCCCGCTCCGGCTGCGCGTGGTGCCACGACCCGCCAACGTGCGCGGGCTCGACCTGCCCTTGGCGACCAAACACCAACCGGGCGGTGTGGCGCTGGCATCGCGGACCGGCGAGTCCATGGATCTACGCGGCGTGCGTCCCTATCGCAAGGGCGACCGCATTCGCGATCTCTCGGCGCGCACCTGGGCGCGGACTGGCAAGCCGGCAGTTCGTGAGTACCAGGAAGAGTACTTCACCCGCGTCGGTGTGGTGCTCGACTGCGTGGGCACCGAGAAGCGCTCGGCGTCGAGCGACGAGACGTTCGAGGCCGCGGTCTCCCTCACGGCCGGGGTCGTCGCCCATCTGGGTCGCGGCGATGCGCTCGTCGACCTCCTGGTGACGGGCGGGGAAATCCACGCTCTGACGCTGGGGCGCAGCCTGGGGTTCCTCGAACAGGCGCTGGATCACCTCGCGGTGGCCGAGGTCGATACCCGCGTGGATCGAACGCGACTCTTGCAACTTCTCACGCCGTACCTGGCACGCCTCTCCGCGGTCGTGATGATCGTCGATGGCTGGGACGAAGCGCGCGAGGCCTTCGTGCGAGGCATCGAGAAGAAGGGCGTGCGCGTGCATGGGGTGGCGGTCGGAGCCCCCGCGAAGACCGGCGGCGCTGGTCCAATGAGGACGGTTTCCATCGAGAGCATCCGTCGCGGTGAGGGACTGATGCTGTGA